DNA sequence from the Oncorhynchus clarkii lewisi isolate Uvic-CL-2024 chromosome 24, UVic_Ocla_1.0, whole genome shotgun sequence genome:
TCTGGCGGTTTGTTTAGACAGACTTGAGTTGTAAGGGCAGCTTGTAATAACAAAGGGAGAAGGCGATCCCTTAAGTCGGTCAGCTTTTTTTCTCTGTTCCGGTTTGCTTTTGGTGAGTAGTTTTTCCTGTTGCTGGTCTCTAGGGATTCTTCAAACGGGCTGTCAATTAGAAGGTATGTGGTTGAACTTGGAGAGTGAAGGgcaaagtgtgtgtgagagagattgtgtctgtctgtaatgaCCACAGgccgtttaaaaaataaataaataatgtatatAAGTATACCATTTTGACGTGTAAGAGAACCTAGGAGAAATGGGCAGACggacagagctagagagatggAGGCATGAAGGATGGAGAACAGTCATGCATCTCAGCAGCCTGAGAGGGTGGAAGGGAGACGGAAGTATAGAGGGGTTAACCAAAAACGGAAGGGGTGCTCTCTAGTTTAACGGTTGAAAGGGGGGCATGGCAACAGAATGTGTCAAATGAGGACATAGAAAGTGGTGTACTGAGAGGGAGTATGTAGATAACCTGCATTATTATTGTTTATCTTTGAAAACGCTCTCACCATTTCACTCTCAGTACCGTCATGATGATGTTTTGGATGCAAAGTTAACTGTTTGTTGTCTGCTGTGTTCTTTACATGGATTTTTAAACATGGCCACTGACTTTAAACGATGTCTCTCTGCAGCCGCCCTGCTTCTTCCCTCAGCCCCAGCACACCTCTAGCACCAGAGATATGGCAGCACCTCACCCCACTCGTGGGGTCTCTCACTCGGGCTCAAACGGACGAGGACGGGGGTCCTCTGGTTCAGGGACTTCCAGGGGGCCAGATAGTCCCTCTCGACAggcccagacagacacagatctGCTGGAGCAGATCCTGGAGAGGCCCACCCTGGCTGTGGTAGAGCAGCCCAAAGAGAGAGGCATGAGATTCCGTTATGAGTGTGAGGGCCGCTCGGCCGGGAGCATCCTAGGGGCCTCCAGTGGAGACTCCACCAAGACCCTGCCTGCTATAGAGGTACCCAATAGATCCATATTGTAGTTTGTATTTATTTGAAGTTGATTTGAAACACTTTCATTTAAGACAACTTAGCGAAGTCGCAGTTAATGCCCTTATTCTTGTGATAAGGGACATCTTTCATCGTGACCACTTGGTTTAACGTCTCATTAATATAGAACCTAGTCCTTATATTTGTTTACTGCAAATTGTGTTCCCAATGTCATCCCTAACTTGCACTGGatttgtatgtttgtgtgggaAGTGGAAGGGGGTTAACGGAATGTACCATCTATCCCAGAATAAAGGTGTTTCCCCCCTTGTTGGTTTGGCTGCCCTCAACATGTAGAGCCTTGCTAGTGTAAGGAGCAGGggcagaggggaagggggaggaatTACATGTAACTGAAATAGAAAGTACCCCACAAATCCACAAATTTGTGTGGTTCAAACTAAGGGGATTACCCCCCCCCCTTTAAACACTGTTGATTCGCACCCACATACTACAATTCAGACCGCATCCCTCTAAGATTAACACTACCAGACAAGTGTGAAGTTTGACAGTTGAAAGGGAGAGTTTTTTTTGGTTAATCACTGCACATTTATTCAGTTTTAATCATGCTCTCACTTGCGTTGGAGGAAGAAAGACGGTTTGATTGATGcatatctcccccccccctctttctttgtCCCTCTCCCCCGCTTTCTCTCCCCGTTTCTTTCTCGTCTTCacactctttcccctctcctccctctttcccctctcctccctctttcagcTCCAGGGTCCCATTCAGAACATAAAAAAAGTGATGGTCACTGTTTCCCTGGTGACCAAAGACTACCCGTACCGCCCACACCCCCACTGCCTTGTGGGTAAAGACTGTGCTGACGGTACCGGAATCTGTGTCATCTGCTTAAACCCTCACAGCAACCGACGTCACAGgtgcccctctctttctctcctctattcatcGCTCTCTTTTCTTGACAAGTGCATTTTCTCGCTTTGTCCACCAGAGGCCCATATCCTATTTCTTTCTCGTTCATTCTTCACCTCTTTGGGAGTGCTTTGCCAGGAAAGTGCACTAGGTTAGTGTAAACATGTCTGTTTTTAATGGTTGGTAACCGACCATGTTCTGTGTGCATCATGCAGTTTCGCTAACCTGGGCATCCAGTGTGTCAGGCGGAAGGAGCTGGATGCCTCTCTAGAGAAGAGACGGAATCAGAAGATCGACCCCTTTAAAAGTGAGCAGAGCCCTGACACGCACATTAAGCACATCGCAAGCACACGCAGAACTTACCCAATTACATAAACCCAATATCATTGTACAAGAAAGTTGTATTTTCATTAGCCGTAGGGTAAtatcttctcctctgtcctcccacaGCGGGCCACTCTAAAAGCATCGAGGACATGGACATGAACGTGGTGCGGCTGTGTTTCCAGTGTGAGCTGGAGTGGGAGGATGGAAATAAGGACTTCCTGAACCCCATAGTGTCCAACCCCGTCTATGACAAGAGTAAGAtcaccaccccccctcccaaACGTCCTCCTGACACGGACACCTGCGCATGACTGCTTTTACAATCGTCTTCAAACGTGATACGAACCAGTACCGTCACACCACAGCTATGTAAATGTACTTCCTTCCTGAACCATCTAGCAggtgctcagtgtgtgtgtgtgtgtgtttacagaggCGACCACCACATCTGAGTTGAAGATCAACCGTCTGAACATTGTTAAAGGGCCATGCACCGGCAAGACTGAGATCTACATGCTCTGCGACAAAGTCCAGAAAGGTGAGATCGAGCCAGACTCCCAAGTTGTAACATAGAAACACTGTGTTGAGCGCGCTGATATCTAGCAAATTAAAGGGCGAAGGCAAAATCCTGTTTTAAACAACTCGATGGAAGTGGCACATGATGTGTAATGACACCTCTCTGGAAATACACGGTTGAAGTCATACAGCCTGCAGGACTATACAAgctgattggtgtgtgtgtgtgtgtgtgtgtgtgtgtgtgtgtgtgtgtgtgtttcccactCAGACGACATAGAGATAATCTTCAAGAGGGGGTCTTGGGAGGCCAAGGCGGAGTTTGCCCAGACGGACGTCCACCGGCAGATCGCTATCGTGTTCAAGACCCCGTCCTACCAGGAACAGGACGTGGGGGAGGAAGTGAAAGTAAATGTCCTCCTGCGTCGTCTCTCGGACCACATGGACAGTGACCCCGTCACGTTTACCTACCAGCCCGACAACACAGGTTGATACAACTTatgaatgatatatatatatgatatcaTAATGCTGTGTTATATAACATGTTATGTATTGTgcaataatataacattatagaGATAAGAGCTATTCAAACAGAGGATGAAAGATCTTTTTTTCTGTTTTGATGCCGTGTTCAGATCCATATGAAGTGAAGCGGAAGAGGAAGATAAAGTCGGACATCGGCTTCACAGAGAGGTCCTGTGTGGCAGGTGAGGATTGGCCTCGGGCTCTTTCTCTTTCCAGCTTAAACTTCTGCACCTATTGCAGGAcagaaagtaaaaaaataaaatgaaagcGAGACCAATAACAGCTGCTTACACAGGACCATCTCCGAAACAAATGACTGTACATCTGAGTGTCAATAAGGTGTTCTTATATTCAGtgcatttgggaagtattcagagcccttgactttttccacattttgttacattacagccttcaattgttgttgtttttctcatcaatttacacacaataccccataatgacaaagcgaaaacaggtttttagaaagtttagcaaatgtattacaaataaaaaacagaaataccttatttacttacataagtattaagaccctttgctatgagactcgaaaatgagctcaggtgcaccctgtttccattgatcatctttgagatgattctacaacttgattggagtccacctgtggtaaattcaattgattggacatgctttggaaaagcacacacatataaggtcccacagttgatagtgcatgtcagagcaaaaaccatgacataaggtcgaaggaattgtccatagagctccgagacacgatctgggtgaagggtaccaaaaaatgtctgcagcattgaaagtccccaagaacaaaatggcctccatcattcgtaAATGGAAGAAATATGCAAAtatcaagactcttcctggagctggccacACGGccactgagcaatcgggggagaagggccttggtcagggaggtgaataagaaaccgatggtcactctgacggagcgccagagttcctctgtggagatgggagaaccttccagaaggacagccatctctgcagcactccaccaatcaggcctggtagagtggccagatggaagccactcctcagtaaaaggcacatgacagcccgcttggagtttgccaaaagccacctaaaggactctcagaccatgagaaacaagattctctggtctggtgaaaccaagatcgaaccctttggcctgaatgccaagtgtcacatctggaagcatggtggtggcagcattatgctgtggggatgtttttcagtggcagagactgggagactattcaggatcgagggaaagatgagcggagcaaagtatagagagatccttgatgaaaacctgctccagagtgctcaggacctcagactggggtgaaggttcaccttccaacaggacaacaactctaagcacagagccaaatcaaatttgatttgaagacaacacaggagtggctttgggacaattctctgaatgtccttgagggtcccagccagagcctggacttgagcCCGATcatacatctctggagagacctgataatagctttgcagcgacgctccccatccaacctgacagagcttgagaggatctgcagagaacaatgggagaaactccgcaaatacaggtgtgccaagctggtagcgtcatacccaagaagactcaaggatgtaatcgctgccaaaggtgctttaacaaagtactgagtagagggtctgaatgcttatgtaatatttcattattttatacattttcaaaagaTTCTAAAAAccggtttttgctttgacattatggggtattgtctgtagattgatgaggaaaaaatataaTTGCATCCATTTTAGATTAGGACtgtaaacgtaacaaaatgtggaaaaagtcaagtggtctgaatactttccgaatacactgtaagTCCTTTCTATCGCCCACAGTTCAAAATGTGGCTGCAGCAGGAGCCTCCACCTCTCAGCCATTCGAGCCGTTCACCTTCCCCCCAGCAGAGAGCCAGCTGGTCCCAGAAGAGTTGCATCCTCCTGCCCAGACTGGGGCCTCCACCATGGGGGAGATCCACTACAATGACCTCCAGGAGGACAACTTCTTCAATGAGGACATGAGCCCAGACGACATCAGTATGCTCTCTCGAATTCTGTTCAGTGACCCTGCCCTCCTTGGCTTTGGCCAGGAGCTCAACTCCAACTTCACCACAGGCGTCATGGACATGAACTTTAACTTCAACCAGGGTGGGTCTGGGCAGGACTTGGGCTACTATAACGACCTGCAGTTCAACCAGCTGGTCAACGAGAATCAGGCCTCTCCGATGGACCTCCTCCCAATGTTACTCCGCGGCTCCGCCCCTCAGGACCAGGGCCAGTGTGATAACGAGGGGTGTGATTTGGTCCAGGTAAAGACAGAGGGGGACCTATGAGGACAAAACGTAACCCCTTAAGACTGAATGTGGCGCGAATGTAGCCCCTAAACATTAAGGGGCTTTTGTTGTGTTGCTCCTCAAACCAGAAGTGTAGGGTGTGTAAAGTCCTAACTCTGTTAGGACTTTAACTCTGCCCTGTGACAGTCATCTCACCCAAATAAAGTACAGTATGAGAGTTTGAACACACACAGGTAATAGCAGTAGCACCTTGTACCTTAACGTTGTGGTTACCCCTTGCCCCCAAAGGCCTCGCTGGCTGAGGCTATAATCCAGACCCCTGTTCCCCCCCTTCCCACACACAACCACTACCAGACCCTAAAAGGATACGTTTCAAAATGTCTGCCCGGACCCAAGTCTCTGAGTGTACTGTGCTGCCTTCACCATGCTGCTAACATTAGCCTAAGGCTAATAGCTGTGATCAGCACAGCACTCACGGAAGACATGTAGCTTTCGCTCCTCCGGGGGACCAGAGTGATACTGGTGGAGGCGAGTTGCCCTTCCACTAGGCTAACCATGGGTGTTAAGAACGATTCCTACCTACCCATTGTCATTACTACCTGTGGTGACCAAATACAAAACGAACACACAAACTCAACCCTTGTCTGCCCTATCAGTTTTCCTTGTCAGGCTCCGTCCTTACTGTGTATATATTGTGACTGAGGCAGACTTCCACCAGGACCTGCAGGAGATTCCTGATTTTGAGGGTTCAACTGAAGGAAAGCACAACAaaagggctcgattcaatccgtatcgcggaTGTTCAGCGCTATAGCGCGATTGAAATTTCAAGGtcatttccaattgagccgacaCATGCACCATTTACCAGGAATGCAGTCTCTGCGAATGCGGCATCATTGCCGTTACATTTACATCGCACTGTAGCAAGGATCTTCAGCACTACAGATTGAATCGAGCACTAAGCATTTAATTGTTGGCGCAAGACAACCTGAAAACTAACGCTCTTTGGAGCAATTGTTAAATAAAAAGGGACCAACCACAAATGCTGTTTTATTTTTCACTTTCCATATGTGATATATTCTTTGTTGTATAGTCAAAGTTGTATCGTCAAAAGTTCCTTTCTTTTGACTGGTATCTGTAGTTTTTGAATGTTGACATTAGTTTTAACCTCTGGCTCACCTGTTGACTCTGTTCATTGTAATAACCAATCTCCATGTACAGTAGAAACGACCATAGTCCAATGCGCTGTCCATCTGTTCCTAGTGTTAAACATGTTCAGATTATGTTCTGTGTATGTTCAGATTCACAGCTTCATTGTACACTGTATGCCAGACTCCACCCTTCACACTGTAGTGTTTAGATTTTTGTCATTAGTAtttcaaaaaataaaatgattCCAAGTCTTCATCTTAAACTCTGGTCACATCAAGTGGGTTTTGTTGTTGGCCATATGGGCTATTTAATATTAATTACATGATAGCTTTATTAATTTTGTAAAAACCTAACTGGCCAAtgataaaggagagagaaaaagagagagggactgaatgaaagacagagggaaagaggcaAAGGCTGTGGGAGAACGGGGAGCCAGACGAGTGTCTGCCCTCCTGGGTTCGTCTTTGTGTTCAGGCACTGCCGCTTTTAATGCCATCCTATTTTTAGCTGCCACAGCTTTTGTTGCCAGGTCATAGTCCAGCCCACTCACATTCCTAAAAGCCTCACTCACATTTACTCCAAAAACTACGTGACTTCCCCTAacctcaccaacacaacacagtcTTCTTGTACATGGGCCCTGACTTGACAATAAGTGTACAACACAGAAATATATGGTTTGTGTTGTATGTAACTGGTGTTTTATCTCATGTAAAAGCAGAGGTGCTCTTTTGTTAGCCCATCAGTTTCTGGGGAAGAGCTCTGATGAGGCGTTTCACTTTGTCCTCCAATGCCATTGGATAAGGCTTTTTGCCTGATGAGATTACACCACCTGTGAGTCACTGCATCAACAATGACTCATTCTCCCATACACCTTGTGTGTAGTGCCGCTGAAACTTCATTTGGAAGCATTTCTATTTGGATGTTAATCCCTTGTGTTCAGAGTTTTTGCTGAGTCAGAGGAGCATTATGGGAAGTTATAAGGCCACTAAAATCCAGTTCAAGCTTTCACCCAGGTTTTGATATTTAGGTACAAACAATAAACATTTTTTCATATGTTCTTACAGGAGAAGTTTAGGGGTTTGATCCGTTTTTTTTAATGCCTACTGAACGCAACCCAGTGAAAGGCTACTGTATGGCAGCAAATGTTTCACTAGAGAGGCACAAATTGTTATCTGCTAAACGGCACAAACCTGAATGGATCTCTCTTCACAGGTCCATGGTGAACGATATGACGACATACATTCGTTTAATACGCTCAATAAGGCCCAGTCTGAGCAGGTGTACCACACACTGTGCTTTTCACTGTTCACCAACACTGGAAATAGCGTTTCATAAAGCCACAGGGAAACTCCACGCTGGGCTCGCAACCAAAAGTTAACTTACCGTATGTACACAGTTAGTTACACACTGATGAGTATTACTAGAGGTAAATCTATACACATTTCCTACTTTACTATATAGTGCATTTCATACTTGACTAAAGTATACACACTCATTAAATGGTTTTATTTCTATGGGCCTactgtatatgtccacgtgtttTGGTCTGAATTCACTTTAAAACTAGCTCAGCAGCTTCAGAAGAATTTGCATACTTGCCCAGAAATAAACTTTGGGATTTTGAAACACAAAAAATTCCCATGAATTCATGCAGAAGAGTTTTTTCCTAATATACGGATTAGTCATAGGAAAGCAGACGTGAGTGTTCACACAAGTAGGCCTACATACCATTGCACTGAGCTAAGAGTCATACCTCCTCATTCCAGAGATAACCTTTTTATAGTAGAGGTGAAAGCTAAAAGGTTAACATTACACACCCAAACACTTGCGTCTGATTGAGGAAGTTGAAATGTCCTGTGTGGCCATACAACAATCCTCCACCTCCTCAAACCATCGATAGATCTCACTGACACGTTACTGACTTTATGTTCTGCAAATGTGGTTGAACGCAAATGAGAATGTGTGACATAACAAAGTCAACGTCTAACCTCTCCTCTCGCCACCTTCTCTGGTGCTAaaaacaacctgtgtgtgtgtgagacatatTGAATCTCTGTGACatattcgtaaagtattcagaccccttgactttttccacattttgttacgttacagccttattctaaaattgattacatagtttttctcccctcatcaatctacacacaatacctcataatgacaaagcaaaaacaggtttatttaAAATGGGGGggatgaaatatcacatttacacagctattcagacccttcactcagtagcctactttgttgaagcaagcaaagctcaaggacattcagagacttgtcccgaagccactctgtgtgcttagggtcgttgtcttgttggaaggtgaaccgtcgccccagtctgaggtgctgagggctcaggagcaggttttcatcaaggatctctctgtacttttctccgttcatctgtgccttgatcctgactagtctcccagtccctgccgctgaaaaacatcccccccaGCATGAAGCTgcgaccaccatgctttaccgtagggatggtgcgaggtttcctccagacgtgaagcttggcattcaggtcaaagaattcaaacttggtttcatcaaaccagagaatcttgtttctcatggtcttagcgaccatcaggttcttggtcacctccctgaccaaggcccttctcccccgattgctcagtttagccaggcggccagctctaggaagagtcttggtggttccaaacttcttccatttaagaatgatggagaccactgtgttcttgtggaccttcaaggctgcagacattttttggtacccttccccagatctgtgcctcaacacaatcctgtctcggagctctacggacaattccttcggcttggcttttgctctgacatggactgtcaactgtggaaccttatatagacaggtgtgtgcctttccaaatcatgtccaatcaattgaatttaccacaggtggactccaatcaagttgtagaaacatctcaaggatgatgaatggaaacaggatgtacctgagctcattttcgagtgtcatagcaaagcgtctgaatacttgtgtaaaaaaagtttttatttttattttttataaatttgcaaaaaacaaatctgttttcactttgtcattatggagtattgtgtgtagattgctgaagatTTGTTTGTATTTAATCAATTATAAATCAAGGCtgtaaggtaaaaaaaaatggggaaaagtcaaggggtctgaatactttcagaaggcactttAGAATGAATTAAAACTAGATTGTCCTAAATGTGGAATGATTAAATCATTTCAATCATGATAAAGGATAAAACTTAATTACCACATAACAGAAATACAGGAGGGAAGTTTGTTATATAAGGATGAACCAGGCTGAGGTATGACTAGGCAGTTTTCCTAGCACTCCATTTAAGCAGACTCGCTACTGCTCCCTAGTGGTTCCCTCAGGATATTTACGGGAAAAATACATTGACACCTTTCTTTTTTCTCAAtaacattcaattcagcattggaAAAAAGCgcaagtttgttccacctgagtgagtctgaccacaagtcagagaccccTATGATGACACAAcaaatgcatttgatggatcttttttgtcttctaatgcctcttaaggagAAAGTAATCTAAAAAATTAAtaagattacgttactgagttcaGGTAATCAAAAAGTAAcggattacaattttggacaggtaactggaACAGATTATATTTACAAAGTAACCTACCCAGCCCTGGTTCGGGAGCATTGAAAGTTGATGGCCCTATACacagtgggactataatttatcATGGGCGACATTAACACAAGCAGTCACAAAGCCTGCatctacacaggcagcccaattctgatcttttgcccagtTATTTGCAAAATAACTGATCTGATtgatcaaaagaccaattagtggaaaaaaatatcagaattgggctgcttgtCTAAATGCAGCCTAAGGTGAAAATATGTACTAGTGTGATGTGTACTTTGTGTGCAGAGGATGTTGTGGTTTAGAGATGGCCTTCATAGCTGTTTCTCTGGGGGATTCAAGGGAATCCTGGCCTTGTAGGCTGACTGGCTGATCTTAGTGTGGAAACAGTTAGCAAACAAGATGCTATCTGAATTTAGCTGATAGTGTTGTCACCTCCTGAACCACAACGGTTACAatagggcagtggttcccaaactttttatagtccccgtaccccttcaaacattcaacctccagctgcgtgtaccccctctagcaccaggatcagcgcactctcaaatattgttttttgccatcattgtaagcctgccacacacacactatacgatacatttattaaacataagaatgagtgtgagttttaaTCACAACCTGGCATGTGGGAAGTGACatagagctcttataggaccagggcacaaataataatataataatcaatcattttgctctttatttagccagctTACATAtgaaaccttatttgttcatcgaaaattgtgaataactcaccacaggttaatgagaagggtatgcttgaaaggatgcacataactctgcaatgttgagttgtattggagagagactgcgtcttaaatcattttccacacacagcctgtgcctgtatttagttttcaagctagtgagggccgagaatccactctcacataggtatgtggttgcaaagggcatcagtgtcttaacagtgagatttgccaaggcaggatactctgtgagcagcccaatccagaaatctggcagtggcttctgattaaattacattttcacagaaccacttgttgcaatttcaggcagggcatgaaagggataacgaatccagttgtttgtgtcatccgtttcaggaAGGTACCtccgtaattgcgcacccaactcactcaggtgcttcgctatatcataTTTGACATTAtccataagcttgagttcatttgcacacgaaaaatcatacaatgatggaaagacgtGTGTGTTGTCCATGTtaatgcagagagagaagggctccaacttcttaatcatagcctcaattctgtctcgcacattgaatatagtggcggagagtccctgtaatcctagat
Encoded proteins:
- the LOC139382772 gene encoding transcription factor RelB-like isoform X1 encodes the protein MPRQTPSSTPPVLVPRGTTSRPPCFFPQPQHTSSTRDMAAPHPTRGVSHSGSNGRGRGSSGSGTSRGPDSPSRQAQTDTDLLEQILERPTLAVVEQPKERGMRFRYECEGRSAGSILGASSGDSTKTLPAIELQGPIQNIKKVMVTVSLVTKDYPYRPHPHCLVGKDCADGTGICVICLNPHSNRRHSFANLGIQCVRRKELDASLEKRRNQKIDPFKTGHSKSIEDMDMNVVRLCFQCELEWEDGNKDFLNPIVSNPVYDKKATTTSELKINRLNIVKGPCTGKTEIYMLCDKVQKDDIEIIFKRGSWEAKAEFAQTDVHRQIAIVFKTPSYQEQDVGEEVKVNVLLRRLSDHMDSDPVTFTYQPDNTDPYEVKRKRKIKSDIGFTERSCVAVQNVAAAGASTSQPFEPFTFPPAESQLVPEELHPPAQTGASTMGEIHYNDLQEDNFFNEDMSPDDISMLSRILFSDPALLGFGQELNSNFTTGVMDMNFNFNQGGSGQDLGYYNDLQFNQLVNENQASPMDLLPMLLRGSAPQDQGQCDNEGCDLVQVKTEGDL
- the LOC139382772 gene encoding transcription factor RelB-like isoform X2, whose product is MAAPHPTRGVSHSGSNGRGRGSSGSGTSRGPDSPSRQAQTDTDLLEQILERPTLAVVEQPKERGMRFRYECEGRSAGSILGASSGDSTKTLPAIELQGPIQNIKKVMVTVSLVTKDYPYRPHPHCLVGKDCADGTGICVICLNPHSNRRHSFANLGIQCVRRKELDASLEKRRNQKIDPFKTGHSKSIEDMDMNVVRLCFQCELEWEDGNKDFLNPIVSNPVYDKKATTTSELKINRLNIVKGPCTGKTEIYMLCDKVQKDDIEIIFKRGSWEAKAEFAQTDVHRQIAIVFKTPSYQEQDVGEEVKVNVLLRRLSDHMDSDPVTFTYQPDNTDPYEVKRKRKIKSDIGFTERSCVAVQNVAAAGASTSQPFEPFTFPPAESQLVPEELHPPAQTGASTMGEIHYNDLQEDNFFNEDMSPDDISMLSRILFSDPALLGFGQELNSNFTTGVMDMNFNFNQGGSGQDLGYYNDLQFNQLVNENQASPMDLLPMLLRGSAPQDQGQCDNEGCDLVQVKTEGDL